One Acetonema longum DSM 6540 DNA window includes the following coding sequences:
- a CDS encoding aminotransferase class V-fold PLP-dependent enzyme gives MIYFDNAATSLPKPPTVGSAVLAAINTFGGAGRGGHSASLAATRCIFQARKAVAGLLGSEAGRTAFAANATESLNIAISGLLTRADHAITTVLEHNSVLRPLYKLRSQGMGLSIIGIDPKGNLNYDEFHRALRPNSKAVICTHASNLTGALTNLPFIADFCQANGLLLIVDASQTAGVFPIEADKLGIDVVCFTGHKGLLGPQGTGGLCIRKGLAVMPLKVGGSGIHSYSETHPEGMPEALEAGTANAHGIAGLLAGVEYILASDIDTLRNRELALAKLFRQGISTISGVRIYGNPDMPHAPIVTLNIGSLDSGAAGDRLATRYDICVRTGAHCAPLAHLALGTQEQGAVRFSFSSFNTEEEIQTGIRAVAEIAAEWGQR, from the coding sequence ATGATTTACTTTGATAACGCCGCCACCAGCCTGCCCAAGCCGCCGACCGTAGGAAGCGCAGTGCTGGCGGCCATCAATACCTTCGGCGGCGCCGGAAGGGGCGGTCATTCCGCTTCTCTGGCGGCGACCCGCTGTATCTTTCAGGCCCGAAAGGCAGTAGCCGGACTGCTGGGATCGGAGGCCGGCCGGACGGCTTTTGCCGCCAACGCGACAGAAAGCTTAAATATCGCCATCTCCGGTCTTTTAACCCGGGCAGATCATGCCATTACCACCGTCCTGGAGCACAATTCGGTTTTGCGTCCCCTTTACAAACTTCGTTCCCAGGGGATGGGACTATCGATCATTGGCATTGACCCAAAGGGAAATTTGAATTATGACGAGTTTCACCGCGCGCTTCGTCCCAACAGCAAAGCGGTAATCTGCACCCATGCCTCCAACCTGACCGGCGCCCTCACCAATTTGCCTTTCATCGCCGACTTCTGCCAAGCAAACGGCCTGCTGCTGATTGTAGATGCCTCGCAAACCGCCGGTGTGTTTCCCATTGAGGCGGACAAGCTGGGTATTGATGTTGTCTGCTTTACCGGCCACAAAGGACTGCTGGGGCCGCAGGGGACCGGCGGGCTCTGCATCCGGAAAGGGCTCGCCGTGATGCCGCTCAAGGTAGGAGGCAGCGGAATCCACAGCTATTCCGAAACCCATCCCGAGGGCATGCCCGAGGCTCTGGAAGCAGGCACAGCCAACGCCCATGGCATCGCCGGCTTACTGGCCGGGGTTGAATACATTCTTGCATCGGATATAGATACTCTGCGCAACAGAGAACTGGCATTGGCCAAACTCTTTCGCCAGGGAATTTCAACCATTTCCGGAGTTCGTATCTATGGAAATCCGGATATGCCTCACGCTCCCATTGTAACCTTGAATATCGGTTCCCTGGATTCAGGCGCAGCAGGAGACCGCCTGGCAACCCGCTACGATATTTGTGTGCGGACCGGCGCCCATTGCGCGCCGCTGGCTCATTTGGCCTTGGGAACCCAGGAGCAGGGGGCGGTGCGCTTTAGTTTCTCCTCTTTCAATACGGAAGAAGAAATCCAAACGGGCATCCGGGCGGTTGCCGAAATTGCCGCGGAATGGGGGCAGAGATAG
- a CDS encoding DUF3343 domain-containing protein: MTKRMDRTKQPQLIITFPTTTAAMAMEAACGAEWGRLIPIPREISGSCGLAWCAEPQWEDALLRVMEKNNIQYQEKRILLLY; encoded by the coding sequence ATGACTAAAAGGATGGACCGAACAAAACAGCCCCAATTGATTATTACTTTTCCCACCACCACCGCCGCGATGGCCATGGAAGCCGCCTGTGGGGCTGAATGGGGGCGATTAATACCCATTCCCCGGGAGATCAGCGGCAGCTGCGGCCTTGCCTGGTGCGCCGAGCCCCAATGGGAGGACGCGCTGCTCCGGGTGATGGAAAAGAACAACATTCAATATCAGGAAAAGCGAATTCTTTTACTCTATTAG
- a CDS encoding double-cubane-cluster-containing anaerobic reductase translates to MIQKKTELPQIFESFGEARKNGFLAMKKMKDNGKGVVGQFCSYTPLEIFMAAGLVSVGLCSTSDETIPEAEKVLPANLCPLIKSSYGFAITDKCPYMYFSDLVVGETTCDGKVKMYELLAKKKNVHILELPRRQDTPEAKALWRAELVRLKERVEKDFGAAISDEHLRDAIHRRNIERRLLKELYELSTMAPPPITGLRQLQILFGSQFKFNWDEKVAEIQNAIDSIRAAYEAGERPVPADVPRILITGCPMGGVTEKVVKVIEEAGAVVVAFENCTGAKPMDRQCREEGDPLTNIADHYLQIGCAVMTPDNNRFELLGRLCEQFQVNGVVEMTLQACHAYAVEAHSVKAFLQEKGIPYLQLETDYGSADIGQLSTRAGAFVEML, encoded by the coding sequence ATGATTCAGAAGAAAACCGAATTGCCGCAAATTTTCGAAAGCTTTGGCGAAGCGAGGAAAAATGGATTTCTCGCCATGAAGAAAATGAAAGACAACGGCAAAGGCGTGGTGGGCCAGTTCTGTTCCTATACCCCGCTGGAAATTTTTATGGCGGCAGGCCTGGTCAGCGTAGGCTTGTGCTCTACCAGCGACGAAACCATCCCCGAAGCGGAAAAAGTACTGCCGGCCAATCTATGCCCTCTCATTAAGTCCAGCTATGGCTTTGCCATTACCGACAAATGCCCCTATATGTATTTTTCCGATCTGGTGGTGGGAGAAACTACCTGCGACGGTAAAGTGAAAATGTACGAACTGTTGGCTAAAAAGAAAAATGTCCACATCCTGGAACTCCCGCGGCGGCAGGATACACCGGAAGCCAAGGCCCTTTGGCGGGCAGAACTGGTGCGCCTGAAGGAGCGGGTGGAAAAGGACTTCGGCGCTGCCATTAGCGATGAGCATCTGCGTGACGCGATTCACCGGCGGAATATCGAGCGCAGGCTGCTGAAAGAACTGTATGAACTGAGTACTATGGCGCCGCCTCCTATTACCGGGCTGCGGCAGCTGCAAATCCTGTTTGGCTCTCAGTTTAAATTTAACTGGGATGAAAAGGTTGCGGAAATCCAAAACGCCATTGACAGCATCCGGGCAGCTTATGAAGCTGGCGAGCGACCGGTCCCGGCAGATGTTCCCCGGATTCTGATTACCGGCTGTCCCATGGGCGGCGTGACAGAAAAGGTTGTTAAAGTCATTGAGGAAGCAGGCGCGGTCGTCGTTGCCTTTGAAAATTGCACCGGCGCCAAGCCCATGGACCGGCAATGCCGCGAAGAAGGCGACCCGCTTACCAACATCGCCGACCACTACCTGCAGATTGGCTGCGCTGTCATGACGCCCGACAACAACCGCTTTGAGCTTTTGGGGCGTCTCTGCGAACAGTTTCAGGTTAACGGTGTAGTAGAAATGACGCTGCAAGCCTGTCATGCCTACGCAGTGGAAGCGCATTCCGTTAAAGCCTTTCTGCAGGAAAAAGGCATTCCCTATCTGCAGTTGGAAACCGACTATGGCAGTGCCGACATCGGCCAGCTGTCCACCCGGGCCGGCGCCTTTGTCGAGATGTTATAG
- a CDS encoding acyl-CoA dehydratase activase, with translation MIKASVGIDCGSASCKGVLLQEDAVLASCVQSTGWSPRETSRAVLEQLLAKTGLARENVHIVATGYGRVSIDFAQRAVTEITCHGLGADYLLPGVRTVIDIGGQDSKVIAVEAGQVRSFQMNNKCAAGTGRFLEMSANRMGIDLAEFASLLPEGKSCSLSSMCAVFADSEIISLLAAGKSREEVAGGIIQLVVDRAVALAARVESSPPILLTGGLAGMEGLRIALERQLGQPVAASDLSRFAGAIGAARTYWMRKARK, from the coding sequence ATGATAAAAGCATCCGTCGGCATTGATTGTGGTTCGGCTTCATGTAAAGGCGTCCTCCTTCAAGAGGACGCTGTCCTTGCCTCCTGTGTGCAATCCACCGGCTGGAGTCCGCGGGAAACTTCCCGGGCGGTTTTGGAGCAGCTTCTGGCGAAGACAGGACTGGCAAGAGAAAACGTACATATTGTCGCTACCGGATATGGCCGGGTAAGCATCGATTTTGCCCAGCGGGCCGTGACGGAAATCACCTGCCACGGGTTAGGCGCAGATTATTTGCTGCCGGGGGTGCGCACGGTTATTGATATCGGCGGTCAGGATTCAAAGGTGATTGCCGTGGAAGCCGGACAGGTCCGGTCCTTCCAGATGAACAATAAGTGCGCCGCCGGTACCGGCCGTTTCCTGGAAATGTCGGCTAACCGTATGGGCATTGATTTGGCGGAATTTGCAAGCCTTCTGCCCGAAGGGAAAAGCTGTTCGTTAAGCAGTATGTGCGCTGTGTTTGCCGATTCGGAAATCATATCGCTGCTGGCAGCGGGAAAGAGCCGTGAGGAAGTGGCCGGCGGTATTATTCAGTTAGTGGTAGACCGGGCAGTCGCCTTGGCAGCCCGGGTGGAGTCTTCCCCGCCGATACTGCTGACAGGCGGTTTGGCGGGCATGGAGGGGCTTCGAATCGCCCTGGAGAGACAGCTTGGCCAGCCGGTAGCAGCTTCGGATTTATCCCGTTTTGCCGGCGCTATTGGCGCCGCAAGGACTTACTGGATGAGAAAAGCGAGGAAATGA
- a CDS encoding 4Fe-4S binding protein: MTKIRRGVQLAMLTVLGPWAYYGIFRCPFLVPFVNCQVCPVLTCWGRITSYFWGFWLFLPVTVLLVGRAFCGWLCPGGYVNQIVGKFSFLKIRKRNRFVRFAPAGMVMALAAVAVIWFGWHNPRMMVPIRVGEFWSSTRLSFEHASLAWLIRTFVVLGLTASGLLVANLWCRFVCPTGGLLELLKGMAAFRVFKTSDCNGCNICMQVCEMGTRPDEMNCTNCGDCLEICPVGAIKFGKKKEWQ; encoded by the coding sequence TTGACGAAGATCCGCCGCGGAGTTCAGTTGGCCATGCTGACTGTTTTGGGGCCATGGGCCTATTATGGAATTTTTCGCTGCCCGTTTCTTGTCCCGTTTGTGAACTGCCAGGTCTGCCCGGTTCTTACCTGCTGGGGCAGGATCACAAGTTACTTCTGGGGCTTTTGGCTGTTTTTGCCGGTGACGGTTTTGCTGGTCGGACGGGCTTTTTGCGGCTGGCTCTGTCCCGGCGGGTACGTCAATCAGATCGTCGGTAAGTTCTCATTTCTAAAGATACGTAAGCGCAACCGGTTTGTGCGATTTGCCCCGGCGGGAATGGTTATGGCGCTGGCTGCGGTAGCGGTTATCTGGTTTGGCTGGCACAACCCCAGGATGATGGTGCCGATCAGGGTTGGTGAATTTTGGAGTTCAACCCGGCTTTCCTTCGAGCACGCCTCCCTGGCTTGGCTAATCCGCACGTTTGTTGTTTTGGGGCTGACAGCATCGGGCTTGCTTGTGGCTAATCTGTGGTGCCGCTTTGTCTGTCCTACCGGCGGTTTACTGGAATTGCTCAAGGGTATGGCTGCCTTTCGCGTTTTCAAAACCAGTGACTGCAATGGTTGCAATATCTGCATGCAAGTATGCGAGATGGGGACCCGGCCGGATGAAATGAATTGCACGAATTGCGGTGACTGCCTCGAAATCTGTCCTGTCGGGGCTATAAAATTCGGGAAAAAGAAAGAATGGCAATGA
- a CDS encoding radical SAM protein produces the protein MAMSERCEQRSRDQHPCFHGKASARWGRIHLPVAPACNIQCNFCNRLYDCVNESRPGVTGRILTPSEALTTLSRLLQQRNDIAVVGIAGPGDPLCDPNRTLETLRAVHAAYPGILLCVSTNGLNLSGYIDQLADTGVTHVTVTVNAVDPYVGQQIYASVTVKQQTYRGLEAARILLGRQEEAVVGLKQRGMTVKINTVVLPGINTGHISAIAAKVAAWEADAMNCIPLIPVHGTPFAELTAPGDVEMAYIRKSVAVYLPQIYHCRRCRADAAGLLGGCAANAQGGSAESGRTE, from the coding sequence ATGGCAATGAGTGAGCGCTGCGAACAAAGGTCTCGTGATCAGCACCCCTGTTTTCACGGAAAAGCCAGTGCCCGCTGGGGCCGGATTCATTTGCCGGTAGCGCCGGCCTGCAATATTCAGTGCAATTTCTGCAACCGGCTCTACGATTGCGTCAATGAAAGTCGCCCGGGAGTGACCGGACGTATTCTCACGCCGTCGGAAGCGCTGACGACTTTGAGCCGGCTTTTGCAACAAAGAAATGATATTGCCGTGGTCGGAATTGCCGGACCGGGAGACCCGCTTTGCGATCCGAACCGGACCTTGGAAACTCTGCGCGCCGTTCACGCCGCCTATCCCGGGATTTTGCTTTGTGTATCCACCAACGGACTGAATCTGTCCGGCTATATTGATCAACTGGCCGACACCGGAGTGACTCACGTCACCGTAACGGTCAATGCGGTTGATCCCTATGTCGGTCAACAGATTTACGCTTCGGTTACAGTAAAGCAACAGACCTATCGGGGACTTGAAGCCGCCAGGATTCTTCTCGGCCGGCAGGAAGAGGCCGTCGTCGGCTTGAAACAAAGAGGGATGACGGTCAAGATCAATACGGTCGTTCTTCCCGGTATTAATACCGGCCATATTTCTGCTATTGCCGCCAAGGTAGCCGCCTGGGAAGCCGACGCTATGAACTGTATACCCCTGATCCCCGTCCATGGCACTCCTTTTGCGGAGCTTACGGCTCCCGGCGATGTGGAAATGGCCTACATACGAAAATCAGTAGCCGTCTATTTGCCGCAGATTTATCATTGCCGCCGCTGCCGGGCGGATGCTGCAGGACTGCTTGGCGGCTGTGCTGCAAACGCACAGGGTGGGAGTGCTGAATCAGGGAGAACTGAATGA
- the splB gene encoding spore photoproduct lyase, with product MQQRFIPRRAFFEPAALEFPLGRQIRDHLESMQVDIRVTGSHNRVTGIPGNTAQEGYREAKRTLVVGVRKGLDFAACKPSAHYQLPLNTSCPGMCEYCYLATTLGKKPYVRVYVNIEEILRKAGDYIAQRAPEITLFEGAATSDPIPTEYLTGLLGSTIEFFGKQKYGRFRFVTKFCDVDSLLSLSHQGHTRFRFSLNAEAAANRYEHATPPVTERIKAAAKVAAAGYPIGFIIAPIMMMDHWQEEYTALMQLLADALPADAARDITFEFITHRFTKRAKNQILDLFPQTSLPLQEEERAYKFGQFGYGKYVYQKEAMDSVKEFMNRLTQQYFPQAHVEYLV from the coding sequence ATGCAACAGCGATTTATTCCCAGACGCGCTTTTTTTGAACCCGCGGCGCTTGAGTTTCCGCTGGGCCGCCAAATACGCGATCACCTGGAATCCATGCAGGTTGACATACGCGTAACCGGCTCACATAACCGGGTAACCGGAATTCCGGGAAACACGGCGCAAGAGGGTTACCGTGAAGCGAAGCGAACTTTAGTGGTCGGCGTACGAAAAGGGTTGGACTTTGCCGCGTGCAAACCTTCGGCGCATTACCAGCTGCCGCTTAATACCAGTTGTCCCGGCATGTGTGAATACTGCTACCTGGCAACCACATTAGGCAAAAAACCGTATGTGCGGGTGTATGTCAATATTGAGGAGATCCTCAGGAAGGCTGGGGACTATATTGCCCAGCGCGCGCCTGAGATCACTCTGTTCGAAGGGGCGGCAACGTCCGACCCGATTCCTACCGAATATCTTACTGGCTTATTGGGCAGTACGATCGAATTTTTCGGAAAACAAAAATACGGCAGGTTCCGGTTCGTAACAAAGTTTTGCGACGTAGACTCGCTTTTGAGCTTATCGCATCAGGGCCACACCCGTTTCCGGTTTAGCCTGAACGCCGAAGCAGCAGCAAATCGTTACGAACATGCTACGCCACCGGTTACAGAGAGAATTAAAGCGGCGGCTAAGGTGGCGGCGGCAGGTTATCCTATTGGTTTTATCATCGCGCCAATCATGATGATGGATCATTGGCAGGAAGAGTATACTGCCCTGATGCAGCTGCTGGCAGATGCATTACCTGCTGATGCGGCAAGGGATATTACCTTTGAATTTATCACCCACCGGTTTACCAAACGAGCCAAAAACCAAATTCTGGACTTGTTTCCTCAAACCAGCTTGCCGCTGCAAGAGGAGGAAAGAGCGTATAAATTTGGCCAGTTTGGTTACGGCAAGTACGTTTATCAGAAGGAAGCCATGGATTCTGTAAAAGAGTTTATGAACAGACTGACGCAGCAATACTTTCCGCAGGCGCATGTGGAATATCTTGTATAA
- a CDS encoding CBO0543 family protein — translation MPVESLIQYSSIFIAITAVIIARKELKRFIPIGLFASLYANLFCYIANYLNWWEFPARLFPGVKDISFTFNVIIVPVLAMFWIRYSPLTRIKWALLWTTILTGLEYWSERYTGLIAYHNGYDWYHSFILWLITWYIWYSLHKWFYKDGEPH, via the coding sequence ATGCCTGTTGAGTCCTTAATTCAATACTCTTCTATTTTTATCGCCATAACTGCTGTGATTATTGCCCGCAAAGAACTGAAACGGTTTATTCCCATCGGATTGTTTGCCAGTTTGTATGCAAACCTCTTTTGTTATATTGCAAACTATTTAAATTGGTGGGAGTTCCCGGCGAGACTTTTTCCCGGCGTAAAAGATATTTCCTTTACTTTTAATGTCATTATTGTGCCTGTCCTAGCGATGTTCTGGATAAGATACTCTCCCTTGACGAGGATCAAGTGGGCTTTGCTATGGACAACGATATTAACCGGACTTGAATATTGGTCCGAAAGATATACTGGGTTGATTGCCTACCACAACGGCTATGACTGGTATCACTCATTCATTTTATGGTTAATCACCTGGTATATCTGGTACTCTCTCCATAAATGGTTTTATAAAGACGGGGAACCTCATTAA
- a CDS encoding DeoR/GlpR family DNA-binding transcription regulator — translation MLGIERRQQIMEHLLQDNKVYVGSLSKIFKVTEETIRRDLEKLENEGLLQRSHGGAVLKEPTGEDFSFAKRAAVNCPFKQNLAEKAKFLINDGDTIMVDSSTTALTLMHLLVNKKNITIITNSIKLLNDFADANFKMISCGGDLRTHSCALVGTAACRALTRYYVDFTVISCKGIDREKGIMESNEAESHIKQQMIRQAKSKLLLVDHTKFDKIAFTKTMDFNEIDYIVTDQEPDALWVSFLRKQNVKLIY, via the coding sequence ATTTTAGGAATTGAACGGCGTCAACAAATTATGGAGCATTTGCTGCAAGACAATAAAGTGTACGTGGGTTCTTTAAGCAAAATCTTTAAAGTAACGGAAGAAACCATTCGGCGAGATCTGGAAAAGCTCGAAAATGAAGGATTATTGCAAAGAAGCCATGGCGGTGCAGTTCTTAAGGAGCCTACCGGTGAAGACTTTTCTTTCGCCAAACGCGCGGCTGTAAATTGCCCCTTTAAACAAAATCTTGCGGAAAAGGCAAAGTTTTTAATCAATGACGGCGACACGATCATGGTTGACTCCAGCACAACCGCATTAACCCTGATGCATTTACTGGTCAACAAAAAAAATATCACCATTATTACTAACTCGATTAAACTATTAAACGACTTTGCCGATGCGAATTTCAAAATGATTTCCTGCGGGGGCGACTTACGGACGCATTCGTGTGCCTTGGTGGGTACCGCAGCCTGCAGGGCGTTGACCCGCTATTACGTTGATTTTACAGTGATCAGCTGCAAGGGAATTGACCGCGAGAAGGGCATTATGGAGTCTAATGAAGCAGAAAGCCATATTAAACAGCAAATGATCCGCCAGGCTAAATCAAAACTCCTGTTGGTAGATCATACAAAATTTGACAAAATTGCTTTTACGAAAACGATGGATTTTAACGAAATTGATTATATCGTTACCGACCAGGAGCCGGATGCACTTTGGGTAAGCTTCCTTAGGAAGCAAAATGTCAAACTTATTTATTAA
- the rhaB gene encoding rhamnulokinase: MKNYYLAIDIGASSGRHILGWIENEKIWIEEIYRFENRLIEKNGHLCWDLEQLFQEILQGIMRCKKYNRIPKSIGIDTWGVDFVLLDERQEILGETVAYRDSRIHGVDKKVYEIISEPELYYRNGIQKLPFNTIYQLYAIKLQTPDVLRRAKTFLMIPEYLNFLLTGVMKNEYTNATTTQLVHADRKEWDLELIEKLGLPAHIFGEIHLPKTSVGHFTKEIQELAGFDTEVVLPATHDTGSAILSVPTNDEDYIYLSSGTWSLMGVERKIPDCTEESRVRNFTNEGGYHYRYRYLKNIMGLWMMQSIRKEFKHPYTFQELFTLAKIGDYFTSTVDVNDSSFLAPKSMIQALQEYCERTNQEKPETESEILACVYKSLAQSYADTVREIEAITGKQYEKIHIIGGGSQDIYLNRLTAKYTGKQVYTGPVEATALGNILVQMLKTKDLNDLMEARDTIQRSFDIKQAAGE; encoded by the coding sequence ATGAAAAATTACTATTTGGCAATTGATATTGGCGCATCGAGCGGACGGCATATTTTAGGATGGATCGAAAATGAAAAGATTTGGATTGAAGAAATCTATCGGTTTGAGAATAGGCTTATTGAGAAAAATGGTCATTTATGCTGGGATCTGGAACAGCTTTTCCAGGAGATCCTTCAAGGAATCATGCGGTGTAAGAAATATAACCGGATTCCCAAAAGCATTGGCATTGATACATGGGGTGTGGATTTTGTTTTACTGGATGAACGGCAGGAAATCTTAGGTGAAACAGTGGCTTATCGCGACAGCCGGATTCATGGCGTGGATAAAAAGGTGTATGAAATCATCAGCGAGCCGGAGCTTTATTACCGCAATGGAATTCAAAAGCTGCCGTTTAATACGATCTACCAATTGTACGCCATAAAGCTGCAAACGCCGGATGTGCTGCGGCGGGCCAAAACATTTCTTATGATACCGGAATATTTGAACTTTTTGCTGACCGGCGTTATGAAAAATGAATATACAAACGCGACAACAACGCAATTGGTTCATGCAGACAGAAAAGAGTGGGACCTCGAGCTGATAGAAAAGCTAGGGCTGCCTGCGCATATTTTTGGTGAAATTCACCTGCCTAAAACATCAGTCGGGCATTTTACCAAAGAAATTCAAGAGTTGGCAGGTTTTGATACGGAAGTTGTTTTGCCGGCGACCCACGACACCGGGTCGGCGATCCTTTCCGTGCCTACCAATGATGAGGATTATATTTATCTGAGTTCGGGAACCTGGTCATTAATGGGCGTCGAACGAAAAATTCCCGATTGTACCGAAGAGAGCAGGGTCCGGAATTTTACGAATGAAGGCGGATATCATTACCGCTACCGTTACTTAAAAAATATTATGGGCCTCTGGATGATGCAATCCATTCGCAAGGAATTCAAACATCCTTATACCTTTCAGGAGCTGTTTACCCTGGCGAAGATCGGCGATTACTTTACGTCTACGGTTGATGTCAATGACAGTTCTTTTTTGGCGCCGAAAAGCATGATTCAGGCATTGCAGGAATACTGCGAGCGGACGAATCAGGAAAAGCCGGAAACGGAAAGTGAGATTTTAGCCTGTGTATATAAGAGCCTGGCGCAAAGTTACGCCGATACGGTCCGGGAAATAGAAGCAATCACAGGCAAACAATATGAAAAAATTCATATTATTGGCGGAGGAAGTCAGGATATCTATTTGAACAGGCTTACCGCCAAGTATACCGGAAAACAAGTGTATACAGGGCCGGTTGAGGCCACTGCTCTTGGGAATATTCTTGTACAGATGTTGAAGACAAAGGATCTAAATGATCTTATGGAGGCAAGAGATACCATTCAAAGATCATTTGATATAAAACAAGCGGCAGGAGAGTGA
- the rhaD gene encoding rhamnulose-1-phosphate aldolase encodes MNVAEAKFVKDFIRVTDDGFKKGWHERNGGNFSYRIKTEEVASIRSVLRPPEKFAPIGVSVPNLAGEYFLVTGSGKHMRNVILCPEDNLAIAVIDAKGENYSVVWGLANGGRPTSEFPTHLLNHSIKKELTHDRYRVIYHSHPANVIALTFVLPLTDKAFTRAMWEMMTECPVIFPQGIGVVPWMVPGGRDIAIATGELMKKYDVAIWAHHGIFCAGEDFDSTFGLMDTVEKSAEICVKVIAMGGKKQTITSRNFEDLACEFQIDLRKEFLD; translated from the coding sequence TTGAATGTTGCAGAAGCGAAATTTGTAAAAGATTTTATCAGGGTTACAGACGATGGGTTTAAAAAAGGCTGGCATGAGCGCAATGGCGGAAACTTCAGCTATCGTATCAAAACGGAAGAGGTTGCTTCTATTCGGTCTGTGCTGCGGCCGCCGGAAAAATTCGCGCCGATTGGCGTGAGCGTGCCCAATCTTGCCGGAGAATACTTTCTGGTTACCGGCAGCGGCAAGCATATGCGCAATGTGATCCTGTGCCCTGAAGACAATCTTGCAATCGCGGTAATTGACGCAAAAGGGGAAAACTACAGCGTTGTCTGGGGGCTGGCTAATGGCGGAAGACCGACAAGCGAATTCCCGACGCACTTGTTGAACCATAGTATCAAGAAGGAATTAACCCATGACAGGTACCGGGTGATTTATCACTCGCACCCGGCGAACGTTATTGCTCTCACCTTCGTGCTTCCCTTAACCGATAAAGCGTTTACACGCGCCATGTGGGAAATGATGACGGAATGTCCGGTCATTTTTCCGCAGGGAATCGGCGTAGTACCCTGGATGGTTCCCGGAGGCAGGGATATTGCCATAGCTACAGGGGAATTGATGAAGAAATATGATGTGGCCATCTGGGCGCATCATGGCATTTTTTGCGCCGGCGAAGACTTTGACAGCACTTTTGGCCTGATGGATACAGTGGAGAAGTCTGCCGAGATTTGTGTAAAAGTCATCGCAATGGGAGGGAAAAAACAGACGATCACCAGCCGGAATTTTGAAGACCTGGCTTGTGAGTTTCAGATTGATCTGCGCAAAGAATTTTTAGACTGA